The proteins below are encoded in one region of Fibrella aestuarina BUZ 2:
- a CDS encoding M3 family metallopeptidase, whose product MTNNPLLKPFQTPHETAPFPLIKNEHYLPAIKAGIAAGRKEIEAIANSPAAPTFANTIVALERTGDELSRATSVLFNLNAAETSPELQGIVKEASPLLTEYGNDITLNPKLFARVKAVYDQRAKLKLDAESKMLVEKTYKRFARNGANLNATDKEKLRAIDKELAQLSLQFGENVLNETNAYVLPVSDINLLKGLPDFALEAAKKTATEKGLTGWAFTLQAPSYGPFMQYADNRNLRETLYKAYNTRGFKGDKNDNQAIINRTVQLRYDRANLLGYKTHADFVLEESMAGSSQKVQSFLNELVQYARPAAERQLNELTAFAQANGFDHDRLEQWDYSYYAEKMKKQKLDLDDEMLRPYFKLDNVLEGVFTVANRLYGLTFKENKAIPVYNPEVKAYEVFDQNGKYLAVFYGDYFPRPGKRSGAWMNDVQGQKIVNGVNLRPHIVNVCNFTRPTDSRPSLLTFYEVTTLFHEFGHALHGMLANGQYESLSGTSVPRDFVELPSQVMENWCYTPEALNLFAKHYQTGEVIPQTLIDKIRASQNFMAGLANLRQLRFGITDMYYHDRKPTGETITDVENHADSLVNLFPRVKGTSFSTAFSHIFAGGYSAGYYSYKWSEVLDADAFEYFQQNGGLNAKAVAQKFRQNVLERGGAEKPMELYKKFRGREPSPQAMLRRSGLVL is encoded by the coding sequence ATGACCAATAATCCACTGCTGAAGCCGTTTCAGACACCCCACGAAACGGCCCCCTTTCCGCTCATTAAAAATGAGCATTACCTGCCCGCCATTAAGGCCGGCATCGCGGCTGGGCGTAAGGAGATCGAGGCGATCGCCAATAGCCCTGCCGCCCCCACCTTTGCCAATACCATCGTCGCCTTAGAGCGTACGGGTGATGAACTCAGCCGCGCTACGTCGGTGCTGTTCAACCTGAACGCCGCCGAAACCAGCCCTGAGCTACAGGGCATCGTGAAGGAAGCGTCGCCGCTGCTGACCGAATACGGCAACGACATTACGCTCAACCCGAAGCTGTTTGCCCGGGTGAAGGCCGTGTATGACCAGCGGGCCAAGCTTAAGCTCGACGCCGAAAGCAAGATGCTGGTTGAGAAAACCTACAAGCGGTTTGCCCGCAACGGCGCCAACCTGAACGCAACGGATAAAGAAAAACTCCGGGCGATCGATAAGGAGCTGGCCCAGCTTTCGCTGCAATTTGGTGAGAATGTGCTGAACGAGACCAACGCCTATGTGTTGCCCGTCAGCGACATCAACCTGCTGAAAGGCCTGCCCGATTTTGCGCTGGAAGCCGCCAAAAAAACGGCGACGGAAAAAGGGCTGACGGGCTGGGCCTTCACGCTTCAGGCGCCGAGCTACGGGCCGTTCATGCAATATGCCGACAACCGGAATCTGCGTGAAACGCTATATAAAGCCTATAACACGCGGGGGTTCAAGGGGGATAAAAACGACAATCAGGCGATCATCAACCGCACGGTGCAGCTGCGTTACGACCGGGCCAACCTGCTCGGGTACAAAACCCACGCCGATTTTGTCTTGGAAGAAAGCATGGCTGGCTCCAGCCAGAAAGTGCAGTCGTTCCTCAACGAGCTGGTGCAGTATGCCCGCCCCGCTGCTGAGCGTCAGCTCAACGAACTGACCGCCTTTGCGCAGGCTAATGGCTTCGACCACGACCGCCTCGAACAGTGGGACTACTCGTACTACGCCGAGAAGATGAAGAAGCAGAAACTCGACCTTGACGACGAGATGCTGCGGCCTTACTTCAAACTCGACAACGTGCTGGAAGGCGTCTTCACGGTGGCGAACCGGCTTTACGGCCTGACCTTCAAAGAAAACAAAGCCATTCCGGTGTATAACCCGGAGGTGAAAGCCTATGAGGTGTTCGACCAGAACGGGAAGTACCTGGCCGTATTTTATGGCGACTATTTCCCCCGCCCCGGCAAACGCAGCGGTGCCTGGATGAACGACGTGCAGGGCCAGAAGATCGTGAACGGCGTAAACCTGCGGCCGCACATCGTCAACGTCTGCAACTTCACCCGCCCCACCGACAGCCGCCCCTCGCTGCTGACGTTCTATGAGGTAACCACGCTCTTCCATGAGTTTGGCCACGCGCTGCACGGCATGCTGGCCAACGGGCAGTACGAAAGCCTGAGCGGCACGAGCGTACCCCGCGATTTTGTGGAACTGCCCTCGCAGGTGATGGAAAACTGGTGCTACACGCCCGAGGCCCTCAACCTGTTCGCCAAACACTACCAGACGGGCGAGGTCATCCCGCAAACGCTCATCGATAAGATCCGGGCGAGCCAGAACTTCATGGCGGGGCTGGCCAACCTGCGGCAACTGCGCTTTGGTATCACGGATATGTATTACCACGACCGCAAGCCCACCGGCGAAACGATCACCGACGTAGAAAACCACGCCGACTCGCTGGTGAACCTCTTCCCACGGGTAAAGGGCACGTCGTTCAGCACGGCGTTCTCGCACATCTTCGCGGGCGGGTATTCGGCCGGTTACTACAGCTACAAGTGGAGCGAGGTGCTCGACGCTGATGCCTTCGAGTACTTCCAGCAGAACGGTGGCCTGAACGCCAAAGCCGTTGCGCAGAAGTTCCGGCAGAACGTGCTCGAACGTGGCGGTGCCGAAAAGCCGATGGAGCTTTACAAGAAATTTCGCGGGCGTGAGCCGTCGCCACAGGCCATGCTCCGCCGAAGTGGGCTGGTGTTGTAG
- a CDS encoding fatty acid desaturase family protein, whose translation MKVKFITEPRSAFYATVRRRADAYFSQHNIAPYANAHMWGKIVFFLAGYLGLYALIMSNQFGGWAMLGMAMLMGAFAAFVGFNVSHDAIHGALSAKGWVNRLVSTSFYMIGANPYVWKITHNIVHHTYTNIPGHDEDIDVAPGLIRLDPTEGHQPWQRFQHLYAFPLYGLASLSWVFRKDYLKFFKKEIGSSHDNSRHPQQEYVNLFVYKALYYVAFIVLPLIVLDITWWQFIIGFVLMHLVEGLVLGLVFQLAHVVEGTTFPMPTDQGSITENWAAHQMQTTANFAPNSLMATFLCGGLNRQIEHHLFPKVCHVHYPALAMIVRQTAHEFDLPYIENQTFASALGSHYRLLKKNGTAMAMSDAEKQEAAVNFG comes from the coding sequence ATGAAAGTTAAGTTCATAACCGAGCCTCGTTCCGCCTTTTATGCCACCGTCCGTCGCCGCGCCGACGCCTATTTTTCCCAACACAATATTGCACCGTATGCCAACGCCCACATGTGGGGAAAGATCGTCTTTTTCCTGGCTGGCTACCTGGGTTTATACGCCCTGATCATGTCCAACCAGTTTGGGGGCTGGGCCATGTTGGGCATGGCGATGCTGATGGGCGCTTTTGCGGCCTTTGTGGGCTTCAATGTCTCGCACGATGCTATTCACGGGGCGTTGTCGGCCAAAGGCTGGGTGAACCGGCTGGTCAGCACCAGCTTTTACATGATCGGCGCCAACCCGTATGTCTGGAAGATCACCCATAACATCGTACACCACACGTATACCAATATTCCCGGCCACGACGAAGACATCGACGTGGCCCCCGGCCTGATCCGGCTCGACCCGACTGAGGGGCATCAGCCCTGGCAGCGGTTTCAGCACCTGTATGCGTTTCCGCTCTACGGACTGGCCTCGTTGTCGTGGGTGTTCCGAAAGGATTATCTCAAATTTTTCAAGAAAGAGATTGGCTCCTCGCACGACAACTCGCGGCATCCACAGCAGGAATACGTCAATCTGTTTGTGTACAAGGCACTTTATTATGTGGCCTTTATCGTGTTGCCGCTCATCGTGCTCGACATCACATGGTGGCAGTTTATCATCGGGTTTGTGCTGATGCACCTGGTTGAAGGGTTGGTGCTCGGGTTGGTTTTTCAACTGGCGCACGTTGTGGAAGGCACAACGTTCCCGATGCCGACAGACCAGGGTAGCATTACCGAAAACTGGGCGGCTCATCAGATGCAAACGACGGCCAATTTTGCTCCCAACAGCCTGATGGCTACGTTTCTGTGCGGGGGCCTCAACCGGCAGATCGAACACCACCTGTTTCCGAAGGTGTGCCACGTGCACTATCCGGCCCTGGCCATGATTGTGCGGCAGACAGCGCATGAATTTGATCTTCCCTACATCGAAAACCAGACGTTCGCGTCGGCATTGGGGTCTCACTATCGGTTGCTGAAAAAAAACGGAACCGCTATGGCGATGAGCGACGCTGAAAAACAGGAAGCAGCGGTTAATTTTGGCTAA
- a CDS encoding DUF4198 domain-containing protein, with product MKHRVWLTCLLLIVSVSGAVGYEFWLQPARFFVSPGMTIRVQTLVGERFTGELSEGHKKRIVLYKHHSASGTVDLSAALAGDHYGETSVKLTQPGTHVLVFANTPKFIRMEPDQFLNYLNEDGLDNVIAAREEAADTLKPGYELYSRCAKTMVQVGDNPDPTLPASSSLTLDIVPLQNPYTLRAGQRLRLQILFNNKPQPDALVRYWAKSETGQVEADVVRSDRRGQVQFKLKAGQNMVSTVRMIPAPINRNVPETADWRSYWSSLTFGCRP from the coding sequence ATGAAACACCGTGTATGGTTAACCTGCCTGCTGCTGATCGTATCGGTTTCCGGGGCCGTTGGCTATGAATTCTGGCTACAGCCTGCCCGCTTTTTTGTCTCCCCCGGCATGACCATCCGGGTGCAGACGCTGGTCGGCGAACGGTTTACGGGCGAGCTATCCGAAGGGCACAAAAAACGGATTGTCCTCTACAAACACCACTCGGCGTCGGGCACGGTCGATCTGTCGGCAGCGCTCGCGGGCGATCATTACGGCGAGACCAGCGTGAAGCTGACGCAGCCCGGTACGCATGTGCTGGTTTTTGCCAACACACCCAAGTTTATCCGGATGGAGCCCGATCAGTTTCTGAATTACCTCAACGAAGACGGCCTCGACAATGTGATTGCCGCCCGCGAAGAAGCCGCCGACACGCTCAAGCCCGGTTACGAATTGTATAGTCGCTGCGCCAAAACAATGGTGCAGGTAGGCGACAACCCCGACCCGACCCTACCCGCCAGCAGCAGCCTGACGCTCGATATTGTGCCGCTACAGAACCCTTACACCCTGCGGGCCGGCCAACGGCTGCGGCTGCAAATTCTGTTCAACAACAAACCCCAGCCCGACGCGCTGGTTCGGTACTGGGCCAAATCGGAAACGGGTCAGGTGGAAGCCGACGTTGTCCGCTCAGACCGACGGGGGCAGGTGCAGTTTAAACTGAAAGCCGGCCAAAACATGGTCAGCACCGTTCGAATGATCCCCGCCCCCATCAACCGCAACGTACCTGAGACGGCAGACTGGCGGAGCTACTGGAGTAGCCTGACCTTCGGGTGCAGACCGTAG
- a CDS encoding quinone oxidoreductase family protein, which translates to MKAIQFAQTGGPEVLTLADVPTPTPGPNEALVKLSAIGINYIDTYHRSGLYPVALPYIPGQEGAGVVEALGPGTSEVSVGQRVAFTSHPGTYAEYVVVPAEKLVPIPDGLSDEQAAAVLLQGMTAHYLAFASYPIRPGDTVLIHAGAGGVGLLLTQIARMRGARVITTVSTPEKAELSRAHGADEVILYTQTDFAAEVKRLTGGVGVHAVYDSVGKSTFEGSMNSLRPLGSMVSFGNASGAVPPVSPLLLSQKGSIFLSRPTLGHFTATRSALLERATAVFNWVAEGRLKLLIQPAYALADAAQAHRDLESRGTTGKLIIRL; encoded by the coding sequence ATGAAAGCGATTCAATTTGCCCAAACTGGTGGCCCCGAGGTATTGACCCTGGCCGACGTACCCACGCCAACACCCGGCCCCAACGAGGCGCTGGTGAAGCTCTCCGCCATCGGCATCAACTACATCGATACCTACCACCGGTCGGGTCTGTACCCTGTCGCGCTGCCTTACATTCCGGGGCAGGAGGGAGCCGGTGTCGTGGAGGCACTGGGGCCAGGTACGTCGGAGGTGTCGGTTGGGCAGCGTGTTGCGTTCACCTCGCACCCAGGTACGTATGCCGAGTACGTGGTCGTGCCGGCCGAGAAGCTGGTCCCCATCCCCGACGGGCTGTCCGACGAGCAGGCGGCGGCGGTGTTGTTACAGGGTATGACGGCCCATTACCTGGCGTTTGCTTCGTACCCCATCCGGCCGGGCGATACCGTGCTGATTCATGCCGGGGCGGGCGGCGTGGGGCTGTTGCTTACCCAGATTGCCCGGATGCGCGGCGCCCGGGTCATCACCACCGTATCGACACCCGAAAAAGCCGAACTGTCGCGGGCGCACGGGGCCGATGAGGTCATTCTGTACACCCAAACCGATTTTGCCGCCGAGGTGAAACGCCTGACGGGCGGCGTGGGGGTACATGCCGTGTATGATTCGGTGGGTAAGTCGACGTTTGAGGGGAGTATGAACAGCCTGCGCCCGCTGGGCAGCATGGTGTCGTTTGGCAATGCCAGCGGCGCCGTGCCGCCGGTTTCGCCCCTGCTGCTGAGTCAGAAAGGGTCGATTTTCCTGTCGCGCCCCACGCTGGGCCATTTCACCGCCACCCGATCGGCCTTGCTCGAACGCGCCACCGCCGTCTTCAACTGGGTGGCTGAAGGCCGACTCAAGCTGCTCATTCAGCCAGCCTATGCGCTTGCCGACGCCGCGCAGGCCCACCGCGATCTGGAAAGCCGCGGCACCACCGGGAAATTGATTATTCGCCTGTAA
- the cdaA gene encoding diadenylate cyclase CdaA, which yields MLVVRLGFLDVGWLDVLDITVVSVLLYQIYNLVRGSVASRVFVGYLSVYLFYLVAKALGLHLLTTILEYFISVGALALIILFQQEIRRFLLLIGKSTNIGNNRWVRRWLLRQAEQPEQQTPLRPILDACKVLAAEFAGGLLVLQRHDDLSKVADSGEQLDAEISKPLLLAIFNQYSPLHDGAVLIGEGRIRAARCILPVSDDAELPASMGFRHRAALGMSEASDAAVVAISEETGRLSLATNGNLDVNLSLHDLEERLQRYLAAPKA from the coding sequence ATGCTTGTTGTTCGCCTTGGTTTCCTTGATGTTGGCTGGCTTGATGTACTCGACATCACTGTTGTGTCCGTGCTGCTGTATCAGATCTACAATCTGGTTAGGGGGAGCGTGGCAAGCCGGGTGTTTGTGGGGTATCTGTCAGTCTACCTGTTTTACCTGGTTGCCAAAGCGCTGGGCCTGCACCTGCTGACGACCATTCTGGAATACTTTATCAGCGTGGGGGCACTGGCGTTGATTATCCTGTTTCAGCAGGAAATCAGGCGGTTTTTGCTGCTCATCGGCAAGTCGACCAATATCGGCAACAACCGCTGGGTACGTCGATGGCTGTTGCGGCAGGCCGAACAACCCGAGCAACAAACCCCGCTGCGGCCCATTCTGGACGCCTGCAAGGTGCTGGCTGCTGAGTTTGCGGGTGGGCTGCTGGTGTTGCAGCGGCACGACGACCTGTCGAAGGTGGCCGATTCGGGTGAGCAGCTCGACGCCGAAATTTCAAAACCGCTGTTGCTGGCTATCTTCAACCAATACAGCCCATTGCACGATGGGGCCGTGCTGATCGGCGAAGGGCGCATTCGGGCGGCGCGTTGCATTTTGCCCGTATCCGACGATGCCGAGCTGCCCGCGTCGATGGGGTTCCGGCACCGGGCGGCGCTGGGCATGAGCGAAGCGTCGGATGCCGCTGTCGTGGCTATTTCGGAAGAAACGGGCCGCCTGTCGCTGGCGACCAACGGCAATCTGGACGTCAACCTGAGCCTGCACGACCTGGAAGAGCGGCTACAGCGTTACCTCGCTGCCCCCAAAGCATAA
- a CDS encoding ribonuclease Z, whose translation MSMMESWTKASSQNDDLLSAEKASSVPFAVTILGSGSATPARDRYQTAQLLTYQADYFLIDCGEATQYRLLEQRIRPGRLKYIFISHLHGDHYFGLLPLLSSLNMSGRTEDLWLFGPHGLDEVITTTFRVSDGRFHFPLHFQAVDPTEPTLLLDLPGLTVESIPLDHGIPCTGFLFREKPARPHLLRERLPADVPIEVLKTLKSGQDVTDVAGQVVYAAADYTTPGPAPRAYAFCSDTRYNERIIDQIQGIDLLYHEATFRDDNLLRAGEVHHATARQAGELACKAGVGQLLIGHFSSRYKTFDDFLTEARAAFPNTNLAVEGQSFLV comes from the coding sequence ATGAGTATGATGGAGAGTTGGACGAAAGCTTCGAGCCAGAACGATGACCTACTGAGTGCCGAAAAAGCCTCTTCGGTGCCGTTTGCGGTAACTATTTTAGGGTCGGGGTCGGCAACCCCCGCCCGCGACCGGTATCAGACGGCCCAACTGCTGACCTATCAGGCCGACTATTTTCTGATCGACTGTGGCGAGGCCACCCAGTACCGCCTGCTCGAGCAGCGGATCCGGCCCGGTCGGTTGAAGTATATTTTTATCAGCCACCTGCACGGCGACCATTATTTCGGGCTGCTGCCGCTGCTGTCGAGCCTCAACATGAGTGGCCGCACCGAAGACCTGTGGCTCTTTGGGCCGCACGGGCTCGACGAGGTTATCACCACCACGTTTCGGGTGTCGGACGGGCGGTTTCACTTTCCGCTGCATTTCCAGGCCGTCGACCCCACCGAGCCGACGCTGCTGCTCGATCTGCCGGGCCTGACCGTCGAAAGCATTCCGCTCGACCACGGCATTCCCTGCACAGGCTTTCTGTTTCGGGAAAAACCAGCGCGGCCGCACCTGCTTCGGGAGCGCCTGCCCGCCGATGTGCCGATTGAGGTCCTGAAAACCCTGAAAAGCGGGCAGGACGTCACCGATGTAGCTGGTCAGGTGGTGTATGCCGCCGCCGACTACACGACCCCCGGCCCGGCTCCGCGGGCGTATGCTTTCTGCTCGGATACCCGCTATAATGAACGGATCATCGACCAGATTCAGGGTATAGACCTGCTGTACCACGAGGCCACGTTCCGCGACGACAACCTGCTGCGGGCGGGCGAAGTCCACCACGCGACGGCCCGTCAGGCGGGTGAGCTAGCCTGCAAAGCCGGGGTGGGCCAACTGCTGATCGGGCATTTTTCGTCGCGGTACAAAACGTTCGATGACTTCCTGACCGAAGCCCGCGCCGCTTTTCCGAATACGAATCTGGCGGTCGAAGGGCAGTCTTTTTTAGTATAA
- a CDS encoding STAS domain-containing protein — protein sequence MEFTVEKTERYALLRVAGEGDFTGESAGAFETTSRGLFREGFSRLIVDLGPIQTVDQGALLAIKKINRQCSNELGLLVLVTKNDELTDELEDARIADLTILPTVEEAIDAVFLNELENDFGNGADDEYDGELDESFEPER from the coding sequence ATGGAGTTTACAGTAGAAAAAACAGAACGGTATGCCCTGTTACGGGTGGCGGGCGAAGGGGATTTCACGGGCGAGTCGGCGGGCGCATTTGAGACGACCAGCCGCGGGCTGTTTCGCGAGGGTTTCAGTCGGTTGATTGTGGACCTCGGCCCCATACAGACGGTCGATCAGGGTGCCTTGCTGGCCATCAAAAAGATCAACCGGCAGTGCAGCAACGAATTGGGCCTGCTGGTGCTGGTTACCAAAAACGACGAACTGACCGACGAACTGGAAGATGCCCGCATTGCCGACCTGACGATTCTGCCCACGGTGGAAGAAGCCATCGACGCCGTATTTTTAAACGAACTTGAGAACGATTTCGGTAACGGGGCCGATGATGAGTATGATGGAGAGTTGGACGAAAGCTTCGAGCCAGAACGATGA
- a CDS encoding phosphoribosylaminoimidazolesuccinocarboxamide synthase encodes MPIQETHFSFPGQTGFYKGKVRDVYSFANHPAGPQLVMVASDRISAFDVVLPRPIPYKGQVLNQTAAHFLRATADLVPNWLLDVPDPNVSVGRQCDAFPVEMVVRAYLVGHAWRTYRDGGRTLCGVHLPDGLKENDRLPTPIITPTTKAHEGHDEDISRTDIIARGLVSAEAYVQLEEYALALFQRGTEMAAQRGLILVDTKYEFGHVDGKIYLIDEIHTPDSSRYFYREGYAERLAAGEPQKQLSKEFVREWLIANNFQGKAGQTVPDMSDEWIGQITARYIELYETVTGQAFEPAPGNDPLGRIEQAINGYLTK; translated from the coding sequence ATGCCTATTCAGGAAACCCACTTCTCCTTTCCCGGTCAGACCGGATTCTACAAGGGCAAAGTCCGCGATGTGTATTCATTTGCCAACCATCCGGCTGGTCCACAGCTGGTTATGGTCGCGTCGGACCGGATTTCGGCGTTCGATGTGGTGCTGCCCCGGCCCATTCCCTACAAAGGGCAGGTGCTGAACCAGACGGCGGCGCACTTCCTGCGGGCCACCGCGGACCTGGTGCCCAACTGGCTGCTGGACGTACCTGACCCCAACGTGAGCGTCGGGCGGCAGTGCGATGCCTTCCCGGTCGAGATGGTGGTGCGGGCGTATCTGGTGGGGCATGCCTGGCGTACCTACCGCGACGGGGGACGTACCCTGTGCGGGGTACACCTGCCCGACGGGCTGAAGGAGAACGACCGCCTGCCCACGCCCATCATTACGCCGACTACCAAAGCGCACGAAGGCCACGACGAAGATATTTCGCGCACCGACATCATCGCCCGCGGGCTGGTATCGGCCGAAGCCTACGTGCAGTTGGAGGAGTACGCGCTGGCGCTGTTTCAGCGTGGCACCGAGATGGCCGCCCAACGGGGTTTGATCCTGGTAGATACGAAATATGAGTTTGGGCACGTTGATGGTAAAATCTACCTGATCGACGAAATTCACACGCCCGATTCGAGCCGGTATTTTTACCGGGAAGGCTATGCCGAGCGGCTCGCGGCGGGCGAACCCCAGAAGCAGCTGTCGAAAGAGTTTGTGCGCGAGTGGCTGATTGCCAATAACTTTCAGGGCAAAGCGGGCCAAACCGTGCCCGACATGTCTGATGAGTGGATTGGTCAGATCACGGCCCGGTACATCGAGTTGTATGAAACCGTGACGGGGCAGGCCTTTGAACCGGCGCCGGGCAACGACCCGCTGGGCCGGATCGAGCAGGCGATTAATGGGTATTTGACAAAATAA
- a CDS encoding acetyl-CoA C-acyltransferase encodes MQDVVIIAAVRTPIGSFGGALSTLSATELGAAAIKGALSRAGVAPELVDEVYMGNVVSANVGQAPAKQAALKAGLPANIPCTTINKVCASGTKAIMLAAQSIQLGQTSVVIAGGMESMSNVPYYVPKARFGYKYGNAELVDGLAKDGLIDVYDQCAMGVFADATADTYHISREAQDAYAIQSYKRAEAATESGAFSAEIVPVEVAGRKGPVTVSEDEEFKNVFYDKIPNLKPAFTKTGTVTAANASTINDGASALVLMSATKAAELGLKPLARIVAYADAEQEPQWFTTAPTKAVPKALERAGLTADQIDFYEINEAFAVVPLAFAQVLDIPQEKLNVFGGAVSIGHPLGASGARIVTTLTNVLQQRGGRYGAVGICNGGGGASAIVIEKL; translated from the coding sequence ATGCAAGACGTAGTAATCATCGCCGCCGTACGAACCCCCATCGGGAGTTTTGGCGGCGCCCTGTCGACCCTCTCGGCCACCGAGCTGGGGGCCGCGGCCATCAAAGGCGCCCTTAGCCGCGCCGGTGTGGCTCCCGAGTTGGTCGACGAAGTATATATGGGCAATGTGGTGTCGGCCAACGTGGGGCAGGCCCCCGCCAAACAGGCTGCCTTGAAAGCGGGCCTGCCCGCCAACATTCCCTGCACGACCATTAACAAAGTGTGCGCATCGGGTACAAAAGCCATTATGCTGGCCGCTCAGAGTATTCAACTGGGGCAGACGAGCGTAGTGATCGCGGGCGGCATGGAAAGCATGTCCAACGTGCCTTACTACGTACCCAAAGCCCGGTTTGGCTATAAATACGGCAATGCCGAACTGGTCGACGGTCTGGCCAAAGACGGCCTGATCGACGTGTATGACCAGTGCGCTATGGGTGTCTTCGCCGATGCCACGGCCGACACGTACCACATCAGCCGCGAGGCGCAGGACGCCTACGCCATTCAGTCGTACAAGCGCGCCGAAGCCGCCACCGAAAGTGGGGCCTTCAGCGCGGAGATTGTACCGGTGGAGGTCGCTGGCCGCAAAGGGCCCGTGACGGTTTCGGAAGACGAGGAATTCAAAAACGTATTCTACGACAAAATTCCGAACCTGAAGCCCGCCTTCACCAAAACGGGCACGGTAACCGCCGCCAACGCCTCGACGATCAACGATGGCGCCTCGGCACTGGTGCTGATGAGCGCGACGAAAGCCGCTGAGCTGGGCCTGAAACCCCTAGCCCGGATCGTGGCCTATGCCGATGCCGAGCAGGAACCGCAGTGGTTCACCACGGCGCCCACCAAAGCCGTACCCAAAGCCCTGGAGCGCGCCGGCCTGACCGCCGATCAGATTGATTTTTACGAGATTAACGAAGCCTTTGCCGTGGTGCCGCTGGCCTTTGCGCAGGTGCTCGACATTCCGCAGGAAAAACTGAACGTGTTTGGCGGGGCGGTCTCGATCGGCCATCCACTAGGCGCATCGGGTGCCCGCATCGTCACGACGCTCACCAACGTGTTACAGCAGCGGGGTGGCCGCTACGGGGCCGTGGGCATCTGCAACGGCGGGGGTGGCGCCTCCGCGATTGTGATTGAGAAACTATAA
- a CDS encoding tetratricopeptide repeat protein: MLLSRIVILSVLLVSWLETALSDSSLGLVSRRNRARKQAAVAYRSGRYAEALALYRYVEETTPTPTLAERINVAQSLFQLRQYKAAQRELQQPGADPTPELTATAATQLGVLACLAKDTTSALTHFQKALLSNPNNMAARQNYELVKMRFSGKKPAKKPAQQTPKPTEAPQPTQGQRVEQTEQQRDQLNRFRNAAMSEQQAKQLLDALQADDLPYELARRKARRTKPQATAGRW, from the coding sequence ATGTTGCTATCCCGTATCGTCATTCTGAGCGTACTGCTGGTTTCCTGGCTGGAAACAGCCCTGAGCGATTCCTCGCTGGGGTTGGTGTCACGGCGAAACCGGGCGCGTAAGCAGGCGGCCGTGGCCTACCGGTCGGGACGCTACGCCGAAGCGCTGGCGCTGTACCGCTACGTCGAGGAAACTACCCCGACGCCCACGCTGGCCGAACGGATCAACGTGGCGCAGTCGTTGTTCCAGTTGCGGCAGTACAAAGCGGCGCAACGCGAACTGCAACAGCCTGGTGCCGACCCAACGCCCGAGCTAACGGCCACCGCCGCGACGCAGCTGGGGGTGCTGGCCTGCCTGGCGAAAGACACTACGTCTGCGCTTACCCATTTTCAGAAGGCGCTGCTCAGCAACCCAAATAACATGGCGGCCCGCCAGAACTACGAGCTGGTGAAAATGCGTTTTTCGGGTAAGAAGCCGGCGAAGAAACCCGCCCAACAGACACCAAAGCCCACCGAAGCCCCCCAGCCAACGCAGGGGCAGCGCGTTGAACAAACCGAGCAGCAACGCGATCAGCTTAACCGATTCCGAAACGCCGCCATGTCGGAACAGCAGGCCAAACAACTGCTGGATGCCCTACAGGCCGACGACCTGCCCTATGAGCTGGCTCGCCGGAAAGCCCGGCGAACGAAACCGCAGGCCACGGCGGGCCGCTGGTAA